One segment of Vibrio gazogenes DNA contains the following:
- a CDS encoding GGDEF domain-containing protein, with product MEKYVFSSDEPAKFVQLKILLICFLFISTSSVVGFNILFLSKINNINHENYGFIFELIVLLLLILMFFIIQTSPLNPKNYLIISMGMILWIVSGTIDFMDELFQQPLWLSVWGEDLLRSVGMVLCIIGLGRLVKSVKRYIRDIKKLAIYDELTELPNRRFFNSVLSNYKNRTLTIIILDLDYFKRINDTYGHEKGDTVLQEFGQILADKNLPNGMSARLGGEEFAVFIDTQERSTVENYISSLLESSRSIKIHKDTQLTVSAGIALKQQHESTHNAMKRADHALYRAKTNGRNRYEWSIDK from the coding sequence ATGGAAAAATATGTGTTCAGTAGTGATGAGCCTGCTAAATTTGTTCAATTAAAAATACTCTTGATTTGTTTTTTATTCATCTCAACATCTTCCGTTGTCGGTTTCAACATATTATTTTTGTCGAAAATAAATAATATTAACCATGAAAACTATGGGTTTATTTTTGAACTAATCGTCTTATTATTGCTTATATTAATGTTTTTTATCATTCAAACGTCTCCTTTAAATCCAAAAAACTACCTCATTATAAGTATGGGAATGATTCTTTGGATCGTATCTGGAACAATCGACTTTATGGATGAGCTATTCCAACAGCCACTATGGTTATCCGTTTGGGGGGAAGACCTTCTACGATCGGTTGGTATGGTACTGTGTATTATAGGTTTGGGAAGATTAGTCAAAAGTGTTAAGCGATACATCCGTGATATAAAAAAATTAGCTATCTATGATGAATTAACTGAATTGCCCAATCGGCGATTTTTTAATAGCGTATTGTCTAATTATAAAAATCGTACCCTAACTATCATCATACTTGACCTAGATTACTTTAAAAGAATTAATGATACTTATGGACATGAAAAAGGAGATACAGTTCTTCAAGAGTTTGGTCAAATCTTAGCTGACAAAAACCTACCTAACGGCATGTCTGCCCGCTTAGGTGGAGAAGAGTTCGCAGTATTCATAGACACTCAAGAGCGATCAACTGTAGAAAATTACATATCCTCGCTGTTAGAAAGTAGTCGCTCCATAAAAATACACAAAGATACGCAATTGACCGTTAGTGCAGGAATAGCGCTAAAACAGCAACATGAATCGACACACAATGCAATGAAAAGGGCAGACCATGCTTTATATCGGGCAAAAACTAACGGACGTAACCGTTATGAATGGTCAATAGATAAGTAA
- a CDS encoding RHS repeat domain-containing protein gives MRHDSQGVTELSYDRSGRLTKQVLSGGQTCFYEYNAYNKVTKFTDEQGRATTYDYEFPLHLVTKKTN, from the coding sequence TTGCGTCATGACAGTCAGGGCGTGACAGAGCTCTCCTATGACCGCAGCGGGCGGTTGACCAAACAGGTGTTGTCGGGCGGTCAGACCTGTTTTTATGAATACAACGCCTATAACAAGGTCACCAAGTTCACCGATGAGCAGGGCAGAGCCACCACCTACGATTATGAGTTCCCGCTGCATCTGGTGACGAAGAAGACCAACTAG
- a CDS encoding TNT domain-containing protein, which produces MFKDEMSTVDAFETLRDGKSPWPIGYQPKTRLAEPGEKFTMITNTGRGNYPGQFASPNDIPDAIFGRNNLAIIDEWKPTLDRKVTYKVQKPFEVEYGPVGPQINKAADGSYSYLPGGGEQVKLLYKDYQNAVANADNDFTKDAYMKVVSNTKLPKVKK; this is translated from the coding sequence ATGTTCAAAGATGAAATGTCTACGGTTGATGCATTTGAAACCCTTAGAGACGGTAAATCTCCGTGGCCTATAGGTTATCAACCTAAAACGAGATTAGCTGAACCTGGGGAGAAATTTACAATGATCACTAATACTGGTCGAGGAAACTATCCTGGGCAGTTTGCTTCTCCAAATGATATTCCAGATGCAATATTTGGTAGAAATAATTTGGCAATTATTGACGAATGGAAGCCAACTTTAGATAGAAAAGTCACATATAAGGTTCAGAAACCCTTTGAAGTTGAGTATGGCCCTGTTGGCCCTCAGATAAATAAAGCTGCTGACGGTTCATATTCTTATCTTCCGGGAGGGGGAGAACAAGTAAAATTATTGTATAAAGATTATCAAAATGCAGTTGCTAATGCTGATAATGATTTTACCAAAGATGCTTATATGAAAGTTGTGTCTAATACTAAGCTACCGAAGGTGAAAAAATAA
- a CDS encoding DUF6966 domain-containing protein, with product MKNISSIVSEMIELLETYGYFDWAKALKSNVSYMSDSPTEAKSRIVSMYGGMGSLNDIVLHQNGVPNLKDNLRFSELRSELYNICIK from the coding sequence ATGAAAAATATTAGTTCTATTGTTTCAGAAATGATCGAATTGCTAGAAACTTATGGATACTTTGATTGGGCAAAAGCATTGAAATCGAATGTATCATATATGAGTGATTCACCTACAGAAGCGAAAAGCAGAATTGTTTCGATGTACGGGGGAATGGGATCATTAAATGATATCGTTTTGCATCAGAATGGTGTTCCGAATTTAAAAGATAATTTACGATTCAGTGAACTTCGTAGTGAACTTTATAACATTTGTATCAAGTAA